A genomic segment from Candidatus Korarchaeota archaeon NZ13-K encodes:
- a CDS encoding ABC transporter permease translates to MGFIAEVSLSILLSFLSGYVMLSLMGYDAARVFAVVLSEGIRNPSYLMVRSTPLIMTALAFSIPSLTGVFNIGGEGQF, encoded by the coding sequence CTGGGTTTCATCGCTGAGGTCTCCCTCTCAATCCTGCTGAGCTTCCTCTCAGGCTACGTCATGCTGAGCCTCATGGGCTACGATGCCGCCAGGGTGTTCGCGGTGGTGCTCTCCGAGGGGATCAGGAATCCCTCCTACCTTATGGTGAGGAGCACTCCCCTGATCATGACGGCGCTCGCCTTCTCCATCCCCTCCCTCACGGGCGTCTTCAACATAGGGGGGGAGGGGCAGTTC
- a CDS encoding ABC transporter ATP-binding protein — MDHQRSSEEPLVEMRGIVKVYPDGVIALRGVNFEVREGEIHGLLGENGAGKTTLMRILYGEIRQTSGEVLLRGRRVHFRGPWEAMRSGVNMVYQRFSLIPTLTVMENLHLYMSSLFKGIRVDEVRRRAELVMERLRFRVPLDSLVEELPVGVQQRVEIVKVLLSRPKLIILDEPTSVLTPLESRELFRVLRELRGEGISIVFITHKLREVKELTDRVTVLRGGENAGTFETSSVSEEDLAITMIGRKVPSPRRTPSSPGEEVLRVEDLWVRDDRGLHAVRGVSFELRRGEILGIAGVQGNGQLELAEALAGLRGVERGRVLLRGEDVTGLPARERYERGLSYVPDSRAVGLVLDMNLVENSILTTLRRFLGPGGRIAWPLAGEMAESIVRRFKVIASSLKAQAKHLSGGNQQRLLVGREILKEPEVLLICEPTQGLDVAATDFIRSSLLKFRDEGKAIILISTDLDEVLELSDRIAVMYEGRFIGMGRNEDFTIERLGLLMGGVSA, encoded by the coding sequence ATGGATCATCAGCGGAGCTCGGAGGAGCCTCTAGTCGAGATGAGGGGGATAGTGAAGGTCTACCCTGATGGCGTGATCGCCCTGAGGGGAGTGAACTTCGAGGTGAGGGAGGGCGAGATACACGGCCTCCTGGGTGAGAACGGGGCCGGGAAGACCACACTCATGAGGATACTCTACGGGGAGATAAGGCAGACGAGCGGGGAGGTTCTCCTCAGGGGGAGGAGGGTCCACTTCAGGGGTCCCTGGGAGGCCATGAGGAGCGGCGTGAACATGGTTTACCAGAGGTTCTCCCTGATACCCACGCTGACCGTGATGGAGAACCTCCACCTATACATGAGCTCCCTCTTCAAGGGGATCCGCGTCGATGAGGTGAGGAGGAGGGCCGAGCTCGTCATGGAGAGACTCCGCTTCAGGGTGCCCCTCGACTCCCTCGTTGAGGAGCTCCCAGTAGGTGTTCAGCAGAGGGTGGAGATAGTGAAGGTGCTCCTCTCAAGGCCCAAGCTGATAATACTGGATGAGCCCACCTCCGTGCTTACCCCTCTGGAGAGCAGGGAGCTCTTCAGGGTTCTGAGGGAGCTGAGGGGGGAGGGGATCTCGATAGTGTTCATAACGCACAAGCTCAGGGAGGTGAAGGAGCTGACGGATAGGGTCACGGTTCTCAGGGGAGGGGAGAATGCTGGAACCTTCGAGACCTCCAGCGTGAGCGAGGAGGATCTCGCCATCACGATGATCGGTAGGAAGGTACCCTCGCCCCGCAGGACCCCATCCTCACCGGGCGAGGAGGTGCTGAGGGTCGAGGACCTATGGGTCAGGGATGACAGGGGGCTTCATGCGGTCAGAGGGGTCTCCTTCGAGCTCAGGAGGGGTGAGATACTGGGAATAGCTGGTGTCCAGGGGAACGGCCAGCTGGAGCTCGCTGAGGCCCTGGCCGGTCTCAGGGGGGTCGAGAGGGGGAGGGTGCTCCTGAGGGGTGAGGACGTCACAGGACTGCCGGCCAGGGAGAGGTACGAGAGGGGCCTCTCCTACGTGCCGGACTCCAGGGCGGTGGGCCTCGTGCTCGATATGAACCTCGTTGAGAACTCCATCCTGACGACTTTGAGGAGGTTCCTGGGACCCGGGGGAAGGATAGCCTGGCCGCTGGCCGGTGAGATGGCCGAGAGCATAGTGAGGAGGTTTAAAGTCATCGCGAGTTCCCTGAAGGCTCAGGCCAAGCACCTGAGCGGTGGGAATCAGCAGAGGCTCCTGGTGGGCAGGGAGATCCTGAAGGAGCCGGAGGTCCTCCTGATCTGCGAGCCGACCCAGGGACTTGACGTGGCCGCAACTGACTTCATAAGGAGCAGTCTGCTGAAGTTCAGGGACGAGGGGAAGGCTATAATCCTAATATCGACGGACCTGGATGAGGTGCTGGAGCTGAGCGACAGGATCGCCGTGATGTATGAGGGGAGGTTCATTGGAATGGGGAGAAACGAGGACTTCACCATCGAGAGGTTGGGTCTTCTGATGGGTGGTGTGAGTGCCTAG